Within the Agromyces atrinae genome, the region GAAGGCCTCGCGCGTCGTGTCGAGCTCTGAGGCGAGCGAGGCAGATTCGCTTGCGAGTCCGAACGGAGGTGCGCCCGCAATCCGACCCAGTTCGTCATAGGCGCTCACTGATCGCTACCTGCCTGCAGTTGATGGGCGAGTTCGACGAGGAGGCGCTGCGCGCGGGAATCGATCGCAATGAGATCGTCGGCGGCGTCGGACAAACTCTCGGCGCAGTGATGCGCGTGGGTAGCCGTCGAGCGAGCGACGAGCGAAGCCATCCACCCGTAAGCATGAAGCGCTCGATCGAACGGTTCCGTCTCGCGAAAGGCTGCGGGGACTACTTCGCGAAACGCGAACTGGTGATCGACGATGTCGTCACCCGCGCGGCTCAGTCGAGCGATGCTGTCGTTCACCGTATCGGCGTCGAGATAGATCGTGTTCTCGGTCATCAGTCGCTCCTTCCCTCATCCGAGAATGGCGAATACTGGAAACGCTTGCAATGGGTGTGGATAACTTCGCGGGCGCTCGCGGGGCGCGGCGGTGTCGGTGCCCCGCCCTAGACTTGAGCGACGCACACGGCGCAGGAAGCAGGGGAACGCGTGGCTACTCGAAGCGCTCCGGCGAAGGCGGCGAAGACCGCGAAAGCGGCCATTCCGCAGCTGTCGTGGAACGAGATCCGACCCGCCTCCGTCATCCTCGTCTCGGGTACCGAGACCTTCCTCGCCGAACGGGCGATCACGCGCCTCCGCGATTTCCTGCGCGGCGAAGACCCCTCGCTCGAGGTCACCGACATCGCCGCCGACGGCTACGCGCGCGGCGAGCTCATGACGCTCGCGAGCCCGTCGCTCTTCGGCGAACCGCGACTGATTCGCGTGTCATCCGTCGAGAAGTGCTCCGACGACTTCATCGTCGACGCGATCGACTACCTGTCGTCTCCGGCCGAAGACACCGTCGTCGTGCTGCGGCATGGCGGGGGAGTTCGCGGCAAGAAGCTGCTCGACGCCATTCGCGCCGCGTCGGGTGTCGCCATCGAGATCGTGTGCGCCGAACTCAAGAAGGACCAGGAGAAGTACGACTTCGCGACGGCCGAGTTCCGTTCCGAAGGCCGGAAGGTCGCGCCCGGCGCGCTGCGCGCGCTCGTCTCCGCCTTCTCCGACGACATCGGCGAGCTGTCGGCCGCATGCCGCCAGCTCATGAGCGACGTCTCGGGCGAGATCACCGAAGCGACCGTCGCGCGCTACTACGGCGGGCGCGTCGAGACGAGTGCGTTCACCGTCGCCGACGCCGCGATCGCCGGTCGGCACGGCGATGCCCTCGTCGGTCTTCGCCAGGCACTGTCATCCGGCGCCGACCCCGTGCCCCTCGTCGCCGCTTTCGCCATGAAGGTACGCGGAATGGCGAAGGTCGCGGGCGAGCGAGGCTCGTCCGGGCAGCTCGCCGGCAAGCTCGGCATGGCACCGTGGCAGATCGATCGTGCCCGGCGCGACCTCGCCGGGTGGGATGACGAGGGCCTCGGCCGTGCGATCACGGCGCTCGCCGAGACGGATGCCGCGGTGAAGGGCGCCAGCCGTGACCCGATCTACGCCCTCGAACGACTCGTGAGCGTCATCGCCTCACGCGGTCGCGCGTAGCCTCCGGCACACAGGCTGGCCAGCAACGCCCGGCTCACGCCCGACGTTGAACCGCGTCACCGGTCACGGATGCTGCCGATCGGCACGGCCGTCGGCGTGTCGCGGCCGACACGCCGTTGCGGGGCGTGTCCTGCAGCATCCGTGCACGCCGAAGTCCGGCGAGAGCCGCACCAACCCCGGGAAACACGAAAGCCCCGCCGAAGCGGGGCTTTCATGGCTGTGGTGCAGAAACTCAGAGAGCTGCGACCTGGCGCGCGATGGCCGACTTGCGGTTCGCAGCCTGGTTCTTGTGGATGACGCCCTTGCTCACGGCCTTGTCGAGCTTGCGGTTCGCGGCGCGAACGGCGGTGATGGCCTGGTCCTTGTCACCCGAAGCGATTGCCTCGCGAGCGGCGCGGACGGCCGAACGGACGCCGGTCTTCACGGCCTTGTTGCGCTCGTGAGCCTTCTCGTTGGTACGGATGCGCTTGATCTGCGACTTGATGTTTGCCACGTGTGTGTACGTCTTTCGTTGTGTGTGTGGATCGGAAGATGCCGGGCCGCGGTAGAGGGGCGCTTTCCGGCGAGCCGTGTGAGGTGGGACCCACACGCAAACCAACAGGCAACTTTACCAGGAAGCGGGCTGGGAAACCAAAGTCACTGTTCGGGGTGTCGCGCGAGACGCCGATCGACCGTCTCGAGAGCGTCGACGACGACGCGCGTGAATGCCTCGGGCCGCACGAGGCTCGCGAGGTGCGTCGCGCCGGGAATGCGTACGCGTCGGCCGTCGCGGCACGCGCGCAGCATCCGGCTCTCGTCGAGTCGGAAGTGGTCGAGCGCGCCGTTGACGAGCCAGACCGGGCCCGGGTAGGCGGCTAGGTCGCGGAGCGGATCGAGCTGCCCCGCGGCTGCGAGGCCGTCATCCATGACGTCGAGGGCGACGCCGCCCGCCCCGAGATCGACGAAGCCGGCGGGAGGGACGAATCTCCGCGCCATCCCGTTGTGGAGCGCGAGCCCGCGGTCGGGCAGGCGATGGATGCCGCGGGCGAGTGCTCGATACGCGCCGACGCTCACCCGTCGCGGAAGGCTCGAGCACGACGCCGCGACGAGACCTGAGACTCGGTCGGGGTGCTCCGCCGCGTAGCGGATGGAGAAGTATCCGCCGAGGGACAGCCCGACGAGGAGCACGGGAGAGTCCGTACGCGAGACCTCGTCGTCGATCGCCGCGAGTGCCGAGTCGACCGTGAACGACTCGCCGATGCGGTCGCCGTGACCGGGCAGATTGATCGCCACGGCGTCGCGCCCGGCAGCGTTCAGCGCATCGAGTTGGGCCCGCCACATCGTGCGGGACGTGCGGATGCCGTGCACGAAGACGACGCGGGGCCGATCCATGCCGTCAGCCTAGTCACGCCGAACGCCCGCCTCATGGGAGAATCGTCACATATGTCTCCTCGAGCCGCTCACCCGCCGGTGCCTGCCGCCACCGATCCTGCGCTGATCCGTAACTTCTGCATCATCGCCCACATCGACCACGGCAAGTCGACCCTGGCCGACCGCATGCTGCAGATCACCGGCATCGTCTCCGATCGCGACATGCGTGCGCAGTACCTCGACCGCATGGACATCGAGCGCGAACGCGGCATCACGATCAAGAGCCAGGCTGTTCGTATGCCGTGGCAGGTCGGCGACTCGCCCTTCGCGCTCAACATGATCGACACCCCCGGGCACGTCGACTTCAGCTACGAGGTCTCGCGCTCGCTTGCGGCGTGCGAAGGCGCGATCCTCCTCGTCGACGCGGCCCAGGGCATCGAGGCCCAGACGCTCGCGAATCTCTACCTCGCCCTCGAGAACGATCTCGAAGTAATCCCGGTGCTCAACAAGATCGACCTGCCGGCGGCCGACCCCGAAAAGTACGCGCGTGAACTCGCCGATCTCATCGGCGGCTCGCCCGACGACGTGCTGCGGGTCTCGGGCAAGACGGGCCTCGGCGTCGAGTCGCTGCTCGACCGCGTCGTCGAGCGCATCCCCGCGCCGAAGGGCGACGCCGACGCGCCCGCACGCGCCATGATCTTCGACTCGGTCTACGACTCGTACCGCGGCGTCGTCACCTACGTGCGCATGGTCGACGGCCAGCTCTCGCCGCGCGAGAAGATCCAGATGATGTCGACGCGCGCGACGCACGAGATCCTCGAGATCGGTGTCAGCGCGCCCGAGCCCACGCCCACTCAGGGCCTCGGCGTCGGCGAGGTCGGCTACCTCATCACCGGCGTGAAGGATGTCCGTCTCTCGAAGGTCGGCGACACCGTCACGACCGCGGCGAAGCCTGCCGAGGACGCGCTGCCCGGCTACACCGAGCCGCTGCCCATGGTGTTCTCGGGTCTCTACCCGATCGACGGCAGCGACTACCCCGAACTGCGTGAGGCGCTCGACAAGCTGAAGCTCTCCGACGCGGCGCTCGTCTACGAGCCCGAGACATCGGTGGCCCTCGGCTTCGGCTTCCGCTGCGGCTTCCTCGGCCTGCTGCACCTCGAGATCATCACCGAGCGACTGCAGCGCGAGTTCGGACTCGACCTCATCGCGACGGCCCCGTCGGTCGTCTACGAGGTCACGACCGAAGACCGGAAGACCGTCACCGTCACGAACCCGAGCGAGTTCCCGACCGGCGCGAAGATCTCCGAGGTGCGCGAGCCCATGGTGCGCGCCGCGATCCTCGCCCCGAAGGACTATGTCGGAACGATCATGGAGCTCTGTCAGTCGCGCCGCGGCGTGCTGCTCGGCATGGAGTACCTCGGTGAGGACCGCGTCGAGATCCGCTACAACATGCCCCTCGGAGAGATCGTCTTCGACTTCTTCGACCAGCTGAAGTCGAAGACCGCGGGCTACGCGTCACTCGACTACGAGCCCACGGGCGATCAGGCCGCCGACCTCGTCAAGGTCGACATCCTGCTGCAGGGCGAACAGGTCGACGCCTTCTCGGCGATCGTGCACCGCGACAAGGCCTACGCGTACGGCGTGCTCATGACGGGGCGCCTTCGCGAGCTCATCCCGCGCCAGCAGTTCGAGGTTCCCATCCAGGCCGCGATCGGTGCACGCATCATCGCGCGCGAGTCGATCCGTGCCATGCGTAAGGACGTCCTGGCGAAGTGCTACGGCGGCGACATCTCGCGCAAGCGCAAGCTTCTCGAGAAGCAGAAGGAGGGAAAGAAGCGCATGAAGATGGTCGGACGCGTCGAGGTCCCTCAGGAGGCGTTCATCGCCGCGCTCTCGGGTGACGTGGAGAAGAAAGACAAGAAGTAGCGCCATGCGACGGAGTACGTTCACCGATCACGCGGTCACCTACGGGGCGATCGGCGGCACCCTCGCGCCTGACCTCTTGACCTTCCCGCCGACCGGTTACCGCGTGAGCGAGAACGCCATCCGGCTCGGATCAGGCGACGACCGGTTCGAGGCGGCCACGCACGCGCTCCTCACCTGGGGCATCCCGCTCAACAGCGGCATCCGCCTCGACGACATCAGCCCGGGAACGGGCGAGCAGTATCAGGGCATCGTCTACGGCCCCGACGGCACGCCGCTCGAGAAGCAGCCGGATGCCCGCCCCGAAGCGCGATTCACCGAAGACGGAACGCCGTGGATCGCACCCGGCATGACGGCCGTGCAGAAGCTCTCGGTCGGTCCCTTCGAGTTCGATGCCCCCATGCGAATCGTCTTCGTCATCGAAGAGCCCGACCGCGTCGGCTACGGCATCGGCACGCTGCCCGGCCACCCGCTGAGCGGCGAGGAGTGCTTCATCGTCGATCGGCACGACGACGGCTCGGTGTGGCTCACGATCCGCCAGCTCTCGCGGCCCGCGACCACGCGGTACCGTCTCGTCTGGCCGATCATCCGGCGCATCCAGAAGAAGTTCGTGGCGCGGTACCTGCGGGCGCTGCATCCCACGACGGTCGCCGGCTGACGATGCCCGGAGCCCTACCCCTCGGCGATCCCGCACCTCTCGACGGACTCCTGCCGGCCTCGGCCGCCGTGGATGCCGACGAGCGCGCGTTCGGCGTGTACATCCACGTGCCGTTCTGCCGGGTGCGCTGCGGCTACTGCGACTTCAACACCTACACGACCCCCGAGCTGCGCGGCGCGAAGCAGTCGGATTACGCCGACGAGGCCATCGCCGAGCTGCGCGACTCGGTGCGGGTGCTGCGCGAGTCATCCGTTCCCTCCCGTGCGGCGTCGACGGTCTTCTTCGGCGGCGGCACGCCCACGCTCCTCCCCGTCGACGATCTCGTGCGCATGCTCGCCGAGGTGCGCACGACGCACGGAATCGCCGCCGACGCCGAGGTCACGACCGAGGCGAACCCCGACTCGGTCGATCGCGACTACCTCGCGCGCCTCGCCGACGGCGGGTTCACGCGCGTCTCCTTCGGCATGCAGTCGGCGGTGCCGCACGTGCTCGCGACCCTCGAGCGCACGCACGATCCCGAGCGCATCCCGCTCGTCGTCGCGTGGGCGCGCGAAGCCGGACTCGACGTGAGTCTCGACCTCATCTACGGCACGCCGGGGGAGTCGCTCGACGACTGGGCGACGAGCGTCGACGCCGTGCTCGCCGAACGGCCCGACCACGTGAGCGCGTACGCCCTCATCGTCGAAGACGGCACGAAGCTCGCCCGACAGATCAAGCGCGGGGAGGTCGCGGCCCCCGACGACGACCTCCAGGCCGACATGTACGAGTACGTCGACGAGAAGCTCGGCTCGGCCGGGCTCGAGTGGTACGAAGTGAGCAACTGGGCGACCGACATCCGTCATCGCAGTCGTCACAACCTCGCCTATTGGCGGGGGGATGACTGGTGGGGCGTCGGCCCGGGAGCCCACAGCCACGTCGGCGGCGTGCGCTGGTGGAACGTCAAGCATCCCGCGGCGTACGCCGAGCGCATGCATTCGGGCGTCTCGCCCGCGGCCGGTCGCGAGACCCTCGACGATGCGACGCGTCACGTCGAACGGGTTCTGCTGCTCTCGCGCATCCGCGAGGGCCTCGCCGTATCGACGCTCGAGGCCGAAGGGCGGCATGCTGTCGCGGGCCTCATCGCGGATGAGCTCATCGACGCGAAAGCCGCCCTCTCGGGTCGCATCGTGTTGACGCGGAGAGGGCGGCTTCTCGCGGACGCCGTCGTCAGACGGCTGCTCGGCGACTGATCAGATCAGCGCACGAAGGTGATCGTGAGCGGGTAGCTGTACGGCTGACCCTTGTTCGCAGCGACGGCCGCGAGGATCATGAACACGATCGCCGCGACTCCGACTGCGAAGGCGGCGATGTAGAACACGATGCCCACGAAGACGAACAGCAGGATCGAGCCGAGGATGTACAGGCCGACGATGTAGATCGTGATGGAGATCTGGAAGTTCAGCGCGGCGGCGGTGTGCAGCCGGATGAACGGGCCCTTGTCCTTCAGGATCAGGTAGCCGATGAGGGCAGGCAGGAACGAGAAGAAGATTCCGCCGATGTGGATGAGCGTCGCCCACAGCTTCTCGTCGGCAGGGCTCAGCTGGGTCGGCTGCCCGTACGGGTTGCCGGGAGGCGGCGGTGCGGCGGGCGGAGGTGCGGAAGGCGGGAACTCGGACATGTCTCTCCTGTCGAGGCTGTAATGAACCGGGTCAGACCACTGTGGCACAGAGCCGCGGTGGCTTGAGTCCGGCTCGCCCTTACTTGATGAGTCGGAGGGCGAAGGGGTAGCGGTAGTGCTCGCCCTGCTTCGCCTTGAGGAAGCCGAGGATCGAGAAGATGATGCTGACGACCCACGCGGCGAGGCTGATGAGGCCGCCGATGAGGATCACGGTCAGCACGAGACCGATCACGTAGACGATGGCGATCGTGATCTGGAAGTTCAGCGCTTCCTTCGCCTCGGTGTTCGTGAAGGGCCCGCGGTCCTTCAGGACGAGCCAGATGATGAGCGACGGCAGGAAGCCGACGATGCCGCCGAGGTGGGCGAGGGAGCCCCACAGCACGTCGTCGGCGGGCTTCAGCGGCTGGGCGGCGGCCTGTCCGTAGGGGTTCTGCTGTCCGTCGCTCGGGGGAGTCGGCTGATTCGGATCGGTCATGGTGGGGTCTCCGGTGTTCGGGGGGTGGTGTCGAGGTACAGCGACAAACTACTGCTGCCTCGCCGGGGCGGCAACGATTGCGGCCAGGATGACGCGATATGATTAGCACTCCCGGATTGTGAGTGCTAAGCGAGAGGAGTCGTCCGTGGTCTCGGACCGTGCCCTCGCCGTGCTGCGTGCCATCGTGCAGGATTACGTCGCGTCGCGCGAGCCCGTCGGCTCCAAGACGATCGTCGACCGGCATTCGTTCGGCGTCTCCGCTGCGACGATCCGCAACGACATGGCGCTCCTCGAAGAAGAGGAGCTCATCGCGGCTCCGCACACGTCCTCCGGCCGCATCCCCACCGACAAGGGATACCGCGTTTTCGTCGACCAGCTGACCGACGGTCGCCCTCTGAGCCCCGCCCAGCGACAGGCCATCGAGGTGTTCCTCGGCGAATCGAGCGACCTCGACGAACTGCTCTCGCGCACCGTCCGCCTGCTCGCCCAGCTCACCCAGCAGCTCGCGGTCGTGCAGTACCCGACCTTCGGTTCGGCCCGCGTGCGTCACGTCGAGCTCGTGCCCCTCGGCGAGGCCCGCGTGCTCACGGTCCTCATCGCCGACAACGGCCACGTCGAGCAGCGCATCGTCGAACTGCCGACGGTCATCGACGAATCGGTGCTCGGCGATGCCCGCGCCCGCATCAACACGGCGATCGGCGGCCTCGCGCTTGCCGATGCCGTCGAGCGGCTCGCAACGGGCGACGATCTCGGACCGGCCAACGATGCCGTGGTGCGCACGATCGTGCAGGCGCTCGGCGAGCAAGCCGGCGCCCAGCGTCACGAGCGGCTCGTCGTCGCGGGCGCCGCGAACCTCGTGCGCACCGAACAGGACTTCTCCGGCAACATCCTCGGAGTGATCGAGGCGATCGAGGAACAAGTCGTGCTCCTCCGGTTGTTCGGAGAGATGACGAACGATGTGAGCGGCGTAGCCGTGCGCATCGGCCGCGAGAACGCGGCGTTCGGTCTCGGCGACGCCTCCGTCGTCTCGACGGGCTTCCTCAACACGGCGACGGGCTTCTCGCGGCTCGGCGTGCTGGGGCCGACCCGCATGGACTATTCGGGCAACATCGTCGCGGTTCGCGCGGTGGCCCGTTACCTCTCCCGCCTTCTCGGCGACAACTGATTCGAAAGGACTCGCCCCTGTGGCAGACCACTACGAGGTCCTCGGGGTCGCGCGCGACGCGTCGACCGAAGAGATCAAGAAGGCGTACCGACGCCTCGCCCGTCAGCTGCACCCCGATGTGAACCCGGGTGCCGAGGCGTCGGA harbors:
- the holA gene encoding DNA polymerase III subunit delta, giving the protein MATRSAPAKAAKTAKAAIPQLSWNEIRPASVILVSGTETFLAERAITRLRDFLRGEDPSLEVTDIAADGYARGELMTLASPSLFGEPRLIRVSSVEKCSDDFIVDAIDYLSSPAEDTVVVLRHGGGVRGKKLLDAIRAASGVAIEIVCAELKKDQEKYDFATAEFRSEGRKVAPGALRALVSAFSDDIGELSAACRQLMSDVSGEITEATVARYYGGRVETSAFTVADAAIAGRHGDALVGLRQALSSGADPVPLVAAFAMKVRGMAKVAGERGSSGQLAGKLGMAPWQIDRARRDLAGWDDEGLGRAITALAETDAAVKGASRDPIYALERLVSVIASRGRA
- the rpsT gene encoding 30S ribosomal protein S20, yielding MANIKSQIKRIRTNEKAHERNKAVKTGVRSAVRAAREAIASGDKDQAITAVRAANRKLDKAVSKGVIHKNQAANRKSAIARQVAAL
- a CDS encoding alpha/beta fold hydrolase, which gives rise to MDRPRVVFVHGIRTSRTMWRAQLDALNAAGRDAVAINLPGHGDRIGESFTVDSALAAIDDEVSRTDSPVLLVGLSLGGYFSIRYAAEHPDRVSGLVAASCSSLPRRVSVGAYRALARGIHRLPDRGLALHNGMARRFVPPAGFVDLGAGGVALDVMDDGLAAAGQLDPLRDLAAYPGPVWLVNGALDHFRLDESRMLRACRDGRRVRIPGATHLASLVRPEAFTRVVVDALETVDRRLARHPEQ
- the lepA gene encoding translation elongation factor 4 — translated: MSPRAAHPPVPAATDPALIRNFCIIAHIDHGKSTLADRMLQITGIVSDRDMRAQYLDRMDIERERGITIKSQAVRMPWQVGDSPFALNMIDTPGHVDFSYEVSRSLAACEGAILLVDAAQGIEAQTLANLYLALENDLEVIPVLNKIDLPAADPEKYARELADLIGGSPDDVLRVSGKTGLGVESLLDRVVERIPAPKGDADAPARAMIFDSVYDSYRGVVTYVRMVDGQLSPREKIQMMSTRATHEILEIGVSAPEPTPTQGLGVGEVGYLITGVKDVRLSKVGDTVTTAAKPAEDALPGYTEPLPMVFSGLYPIDGSDYPELREALDKLKLSDAALVYEPETSVALGFGFRCGFLGLLHLEIITERLQREFGLDLIATAPSVVYEVTTEDRKTVTVTNPSEFPTGAKISEVREPMVRAAILAPKDYVGTIMELCQSRRGVLLGMEYLGEDRVEIRYNMPLGEIVFDFFDQLKSKTAGYASLDYEPTGDQAADLVKVDILLQGEQVDAFSAIVHRDKAYAYGVLMTGRLRELIPRQQFEVPIQAAIGARIIARESIRAMRKDVLAKCYGGDISRKRKLLEKQKEGKKRMKMVGRVEVPQEAFIAALSGDVEKKDKK
- a CDS encoding DUF1990 family protein, with amino-acid sequence MRRSTFTDHAVTYGAIGGTLAPDLLTFPPTGYRVSENAIRLGSGDDRFEAATHALLTWGIPLNSGIRLDDISPGTGEQYQGIVYGPDGTPLEKQPDARPEARFTEDGTPWIAPGMTAVQKLSVGPFEFDAPMRIVFVIEEPDRVGYGIGTLPGHPLSGEECFIVDRHDDGSVWLTIRQLSRPATTRYRLVWPIIRRIQKKFVARYLRALHPTTVAG
- the hemW gene encoding radical SAM family heme chaperone HemW, which translates into the protein MPGALPLGDPAPLDGLLPASAAVDADERAFGVYIHVPFCRVRCGYCDFNTYTTPELRGAKQSDYADEAIAELRDSVRVLRESSVPSRAASTVFFGGGTPTLLPVDDLVRMLAEVRTTHGIAADAEVTTEANPDSVDRDYLARLADGGFTRVSFGMQSAVPHVLATLERTHDPERIPLVVAWAREAGLDVSLDLIYGTPGESLDDWATSVDAVLAERPDHVSAYALIVEDGTKLARQIKRGEVAAPDDDLQADMYEYVDEKLGSAGLEWYEVSNWATDIRHRSRHNLAYWRGDDWWGVGPGAHSHVGGVRWWNVKHPAAYAERMHSGVSPAAGRETLDDATRHVERVLLLSRIREGLAVSTLEAEGRHAVAGLIADELIDAKAALSGRIVLTRRGRLLADAVVRRLLGD
- a CDS encoding DUF4870 domain-containing protein gives rise to the protein MSEFPPSAPPPAAPPPPGNPYGQPTQLSPADEKLWATLIHIGGIFFSFLPALIGYLILKDKGPFIRLHTAAALNFQISITIYIVGLYILGSILLFVFVGIVFYIAAFAVGVAAIVFMILAAVAANKGQPYSYPLTITFVR
- a CDS encoding DUF4870 domain-containing protein codes for the protein MTDPNQPTPPSDGQQNPYGQAAAQPLKPADDVLWGSLAHLGGIVGFLPSLIIWLVLKDRGPFTNTEAKEALNFQITIAIVYVIGLVLTVILIGGLISLAAWVVSIIFSILGFLKAKQGEHYRYPFALRLIK
- the hrcA gene encoding heat-inducible transcriptional repressor HrcA translates to MVSDRALAVLRAIVQDYVASREPVGSKTIVDRHSFGVSAATIRNDMALLEEEELIAAPHTSSGRIPTDKGYRVFVDQLTDGRPLSPAQRQAIEVFLGESSDLDELLSRTVRLLAQLTQQLAVVQYPTFGSARVRHVELVPLGEARVLTVLIADNGHVEQRIVELPTVIDESVLGDARARINTAIGGLALADAVERLATGDDLGPANDAVVRTIVQALGEQAGAQRHERLVVAGAANLVRTEQDFSGNILGVIEAIEEQVVLLRLFGEMTNDVSGVAVRIGRENAAFGLGDASVVSTGFLNTATGFSRLGVLGPTRMDYSGNIVAVRAVARYLSRLLGDN